AATCGTACAAAAATTGAGTGAAAAAAGGTTCAGAGATGCTGTATCGGCGTCTCGGCACCGCACGCCTCACACTTGAGGAAGTGGAAGCGGCCCTTCTTGATGATCTTGGTGTCCGGCGAACCGCAGACCGGACAAATGACGTAGTCCCTGAGGTACTTCTTCATCTTGTTGGCTATGAGGTACGGTGTGAAGCGTCCCTGGAGGATTACGCGCCTGCCTTCGAGCGTTCCAGCGGTGGCCACCTCGCGCAGGATGAACTTGAGCAGGTGGTTCGGGTCGCGGTTCATGGCCTCCGCTATGTCCACGAAGTTCTCGATTATAGTCCTGTTTCCGGCTATCGTGACGGCCGCCGCGGGCACCTCGAAACGGGAAGTGTGATGCTTGACGTTCTCAGGGAGCTCCTCGTAAGCCTTATCGAGTAAATCTTCGAAATCGTAAAAGTCAACCTTCTTTTCGCTCATGCTCTCACCTCCATCTTAACTATCCGAAGGCGTTTATAACCTTTTGGAAAAATGGATAAGAATCAGAGGACGCGGTAGAACCCTGCCCGCGGCTCGTATATCCTGGCATCGCGCTTGAGGTCGTTCAGAAGCTTCCTCACGTCGTTCTCCGAGCCTATGCCTGCCTGCTTCGCCGCCTCGAGGACCTTGTCCTCCGGCGCCCCGAACTCTCCCTCGCTCTCAAGGTTCTTTATGATGTCCATGAGCCTGTCGATCTTGTTTATCTTCTTGGAGCTCTTGCCGACCTCCAGTATAGAGATATCGAGCGTTCCCTCCTCGTCGGTGGCTATCTTTCGTATCATTTCCTCGATTATCTTTATCGCGGCCTTGGCGTCCTCCCTCGTCACCGTCTCGCTTAGCCTCATCCTCGCGTGGGCCTCGCTCAGACGTATGAGGGCCTCCAGCTGCCTCGCCGTAACCGGAATCGGCTGAACGCCCTCCTCCTCGCCGGAGCGCTTGAAGCCCTTTCTCATCCTGACGTAGTAGCGCTTTATCTCATCCATCGCCTCCCTGCTGAGAACGGGGTGGACGTTCTTCCTCGCGTAGGCTATGTACTTCTTGAGCAGGTCGTAGGGTATCTTCGGCGTCACGACCTCAGCCTCGCCGCGGCGCACCTTGAGGATATGCTCCGCTATGCTCGCGTCGACCTTCTCGTCTGGCTCATCGAGGAGCAGGAAGATTAGGTCAAAACGGCTCAGCAGTGTGGGCGGAAGGTCGAGCTGCTCGGGGAGGCTCTTGTGGCGGTTGAACCTGCCGTACTTGGGGTTGGCGGCGGCTATGACGGTGGTTCTGGAGTTGAGGGTTGCGGTGATGCCGGCCTTGGAGATGCTTATCGTGTTGTGGAGAACCAGTCCGTGGGAGACGAAGAGATGGTACGGCTCAACGGTGACATCGTAAACCCATTCCCAGCGGTCGTTTGGAACCGTTTTAACTTCCCTGACCTTCAGGAAGTTCACATTGCGGCTGAGAAGGTCTTCGGCCCTTTTGATTGCCAGATTTATCTCCCTAACCCTGTTGTAAACCTCGTCCCGGACTATGCTAACGACAACTGGATCGCCCCTCTTCACTTTGTTCCTAAGAGTCAGGAAAGCCATGCCGTAGAGGCCAGCCAAATGGGTTTTGGGGAGGTAGTTAAAGGCCTTCTCCGGTTTCTCCTCGGCGAGCTTCAGGAGAGTTTCCGCGTGCCTTCTTAAGCCCTCTATTGTGCGCCTTATCAGGGACTCCGGAACGAGCTTACCTGCCTGGGCGTACCTTTCTGGCTTGAACTTGAGAAGTCTTCCAGCCTTAAGGAGCTCATGAAGGACCTCTGGCGGGAAGTACCTCTCGGCTTCCACAACCTCAAAATACCCCGGCAAGCGTCTTATCTTCGAAACCACTCCGATGGAGTAAAGATAGTCCTGTCTGGATTCGGCGTCACGGAGTTTGCGGAACATATTGCCCTCGACAGGGGGGAGTCCAGTGGGATAGCGGGCGACACCGAGCACTATATCGTGGGGGTAAACCATCTCGGCCGGTTTTTCGACTATCCTGCCGTTCTCCCATACCATTATCGGGTGCTCTGGGGTTACGGTTATCTCCCTGCCGTTTGAAAACTTCAGCTTTATGAACCTCTCCGGAGCTTTGTGTCTGCTCACTCTGTCCGCTTTGACCTTCACTATCTCCTTTCTTTCGAGGTCATAGGCGAGGAGCTCGATATTGTCCACTGGTAGGATCTCGGTGTCCTTACCGAGGATTACTTTATCGCGGTTGGCCTCGATGAGCGAGTCAACCAGCTCGCCTATCTTCACCTTCCTGCCGTCAGCTAGTAAAAGCTCAAAGTCGTGATGATAGCTCTGCTGCTCCAGCGCCTCGTGTATCGCGCTCCTGTCCCTGTCGCTCATCTTGTCGAACTCGTCAATACAGTTGTGGACTATGATTCCCTCCGCCAGGAAGTTGTGCTCGCCCGGCACGTAGAGGTCGTAGACGTAGCCATCGTAGGGAATGCGCTCGATGGAGACAATCTCATCCTTGAGCGGATTTAGGCCCTCATCAACACCCATGATGAAATCCCCCTTTCCAAACTTCTCCGCTTCCTTCCACTCAAGGGTCCGGCCGTCTATCAGGAGGTGGTCAGGAGTTATGGTCACCTGGTTGCCGGAGCGGAGCTTTATCCGGAGTAGCTCCCCCTTCCAGGGCTTCCTGCGGATTATCGTGGCTTTGGAGGTCTTCGTTCTCATGCTTCCAAGGTCGAGGGCAACGACGTTCATTTCCTTCTCCTGAATGTCCACAGCTTGACCGTTGGAAAGCGCCTTGTAGGATTTGTTCAGCTCGAAGAGATCTTCAATGCGAACGTACTTCCCATCAACGAGAACCCTTGAGTCCGGGTGAAGACAGGCGAATCCGCCATCGGCGAGAACGAGAACACCCGCTTCCAGAACCCACGAGCCAGTGAACTCGTCGCGCACAGCTGCCGCTGTGTTATGGACAACGAAGCCGTTGGCTACGAAGCTGTGAGAACCCTCAACCGTTAGGTCGTAGACGTACTCGTAGGGGGAGGTAATTTCTTTGGCGGTGATTTTCTCAACACCAGCTTCCGTAATGACCTGAGTGAATCCACTCCTAGTCAATGAGACTGCTTCTTTCCATCCTTCAGGGGTTAGGAGCTTTGTTTCTGGCGTCACAACTATCTCCTTGCCGTTTTCGCTTTTTATTTTCACAAGGTGCTCTGGAGCCTTAAGTTTCCACAGTTTGAGGACTTTAACGTGCCCTTTTTCGGATTTTACCGTTAATCCAAGCTTTTCCGCGTTGACAGTCATGTAGTCCTCAACTTCATTGGGGATTACCTTTTCGACGAGCCTCCCTATCTCCATCCTGCCCATGTTGGTCTCGATAATTGAATCCGGAGCGACGCAGAGACCGGCTGCGGAGCTGCTCTTACCACTCGTATAAATCGCCCTCGGCGCTAAATTGGCCACGTAGCGGAGGATTTGACTGTTGTGGACGAAGATGTCGTTCGCTATGAAGTTGTGATGTTCCGGAACTTGCAGGTCATAGACCCACGGATGCTCCGGTTTGTATTCCTCGATCTCTTCAACCCTGTCCCAGAAAATATCGGACTCTGCAAGGAGTTTTCTGAGGTTCTCGTCTTCCGTCTCGGGTATTGTCCTTGGCTCGTTCCATTTCCCTGGCGCGGCTATGAAGTCTCCTTTTCTGAGTTCCTCCGTTCTTCTCGTCTTGAACTGGCCGTCCTCAAAGGTGAAGAACGGGTGAGTCGGAGTTACACGAATCTCGCGCCTGCTCGCGGTTCTTATCATGTACATCTTCTCGGGAGCGCTCCTCTTCCAGGCGATGTTTGCCTTAACCTTTCTGACCTTGAGAGTTTTCGCGTCGAGGGCATATAGTTCAAGGTCAATTGGGGCGTAAAATCCATCGTCGACTTTCCCGAGGGTTCCTTCTTCCTTGGCCCTCTCAATGGCCTCTTCAACAATCTCACCAATCTTCTTCAGGCTCCCGTCTCCCAGAACAACCTTGGTGTTGTAATCAACGCACTTAGCTACTCCCGGATCTCCAACGAGCAGAACGTGGCTCTCTCCCCTGAGCTTCGTCCCATCGGGGAGCGTTCTCTGCACGCCGCCGAAGAGAGCGAGCGCTATGCCCTTCTTAACTGTCTTGTGGCCCCATATGGCGGGGGCTATGGAGTCAACGATGGCATCGACGATGTCCTTTCTCCTAGCCAGCTCGCGTATCTTCTGTTCGTCCTCAGGTGAGATTTCAAGCTCCTCTATCTCCTTGCTGAGCTGTTCTATGTGGTTCACCTCGAGAACCTTCTTGAATATGGGCCTCTTGTCCTTCTGCTCCAAAATAACGCGCAGTATTCCCGTGACGAGGACGCGGTCGCCCGGCAGGGCGGTATCCACCAGGTCGTCGAGGAGTATTGCATCAACGAACCTGGGCATCTGGCCGCCCTTGAGGCTCTCCGGCCTGTCCTGAAGGCGGAAGCTCTGGAAGTTTATGAAGCGGCTCTTCTCGACGTCGAGGTCAACGTTCCTTGAGCCGCAGGCATCGCACTTGGCCGGCTTAACGAGGTTGTCGTAGGGTCTCTGGAGACGGACCATCTCGTTGCCGCAGTCCTTGCATACAAATACCGCCTTTTCAACGAATGGTTTGACCTCGCTCACACGTGTGATGATTCCGTCAACCTGAATGAGCCTGTTTATGTGCTCGCTTCCAAGCTCCTTGACGAGGAGCGTCTTGGGGAGGTTGTAGAACCTCGCATGGGCGGTAAACTCCTCCTTCTTCTCGATGGGGGGCTCCCTCAGGACTATCTGAATGGCATCTTCCGCTGCTAGAATACTTTCCTCAGGGTTTTCTATCAGCTCCGCCGCCAGTTCCGGGTCGAATGAGTTGAGGTGCGTCCAGTCTATCGCGAGCGACCGTCTGGGGGTCACCGTGAGCAGGTCCTTCAGTTTGTTGAGGTAGACCTCCTTGCCCTCGTCGTCGACGTACTCCCTCAGAAAGCGCGCGTACCTCTCTATCATGTCCTCCCTGTCCATCACTCCTCACCGAGCCATTCGTTCCGTATCTTCGACAGCTGCAGGTATATCCTCCTCTCCTCCGGCGACAGGCGGGAGAGGAGTTCCAGGCTGTTGGGCCTCAGCCGCACCGCCTCGAGTATCTTTCTGAATCGTATCTGCTTGAGGTGCTCAAGCTTCTTCTTCAGGTTGGCCAGCTTGGTCAGCTTGATGTTTATGGTCTCTATGCTCTCGCCCGCGTTCAGCCTCACGTAGTTCTCAAGGTAGTACATGTAGAACTCCGCCCTCTCATACAGCCCGGCCGGGAGGGACGTAAGGGGTTCACTCTTCTTCTCCTCGGCTATGGCCCTGTCTATCTCTCCGATTACCTTATCAGTCTCGTCTATAACCTCGACCACCTTCGCTTCCCAGAGCTCCTTTGCCTTCCAATCCTCAACGAGCACGACGTCTCCGGCGCTCCAGTCCCCGAAGGGGCGGAGGATTTTAACGGGTATCACTGCCCTCCCTGTGAACATGACATCACCCTCTCGAATATACCCTACCCCCAGATGCTCTTAAAGTTCTCGGTTCATGGATAAGCCTATAAGCCCCGCCGCCCTATTCCAGCGCAGGTGAGAGCATGCTGATAGGTATAATGAGCGATACCCATGACAACCTCCCGGCAATCGCGAAGGCGGTCGAGCTGTTCAACGGAAGGAACGTTGAGCTGGTTATTCACGCCGGGGACTACGTCGCCCCGTTCGTTGCCAGGGAGCTCAAGAAGCTCAGGGCGCCGCTCAGGGGTGTTTTCGGCAACAACGACGGCGAAAGGAAAGGCCTCTATGAGGCACTGGACATCTACGATGAGATACTCGAAATCGAGGCCGACGGAATGAAGATAGCCGTGACACACGGCACCGACGAGCGCATCGTCCGCGCGCTGGCCAGGAGCAGACTCTACGACGTTGTCATAGTCGGCCACACCCACCGCTACGAGATACGCGAGGTGGGCAGGACTATACTCGTCAACCCCGGCGAGGTCTGCGGCTACGTCACCGGAGTGAAGAGCGTTGCCCTGCTCGACACCAGGAAGAGGGAGGTGCAGATAGTCAACCTCGACACCGGGGAGCTCCTGGGCGCAATGAGTCTCTAAAGAGCGCCTCTAACGAGCGTCTCTAACTGGCACCGCTGAAGGGCTGCTGAGCTTCCTGCACTCTCGATTTTTGGCCCTTGAATCAACAGAAACGAACCGGCGATGGGTATGGAGGATATACTGATTCCGAAGGAAAGGCGCGACGCGGTTGTGCTGATAGGTGTGGATCGGTCCGGGAGCGTCGAGTTCATCAAGGTCTATGCGGTCAGCGAGGAGAAGGCAAAGGAAACGCTTGAGGAGTTCTTCAGCGCGAAGGGTCTGTTCCCCAGCGACTATCGCCTCGTGAGCAGGGGGATCGAGGAAACCGGGGGGAAGGCGGCGATAACAACGCGGAGTGAGTCATCTCTGGGCGCATCCCTCTCGAGGCTCGGCCTCCGCCTGCTCTCGAACGGTGTGCTGTACCTTGAGGGTGTCGATAGGGTCTACCAGTTCACCCTGGTGAGCGAGGACCTCTACCGCAGGATAACCTCCGAGAAAGCAGGAAATGGCCCGGAATTTGAACCGCAGGCAATACTGCCTGAGGACGTTCTCTCCCTCGGCCTGGATACGCTCGTGGAGAACCTGCGGGGGATCGAGCTGGACGAACTCCTGCCAGAGGACGCGGTTCTTCTGCGAGAACCCCCCGTCGATAGGGTCGCCGGGATTCTGGCGGAGGCGAGGGATT
This is a stretch of genomic DNA from Thermococcus celericrescens. It encodes these proteins:
- a CDS encoding translation initiation factor IF-2 subunit beta, translating into MSEKKVDFYDFEDLLDKAYEELPENVKHHTSRFEVPAAAVTIAGNRTIIENFVDIAEAMNRDPNHLLKFILREVATAGTLEGRRVILQGRFTPYLIANKMKKYLRDYVICPVCGSPDTKIIKKGRFHFLKCEACGAETPIQHL
- a CDS encoding metallophosphoesterase, whose translation is MLIGIMSDTHDNLPAIAKAVELFNGRNVELVIHAGDYVAPFVARELKKLRAPLRGVFGNNDGERKGLYEALDIYDEILEIEADGMKIAVTHGTDERIVRALARSRLYDVVIVGHTHRYEIREVGRTILVNPGEVCGYVTGVKSVALLDTRKREVQIVNLDTGELLGAMSL
- a CDS encoding DNA replication protein, which translates into the protein MDREDMIERYARFLREYVDDEGKEVYLNKLKDLLTVTPRRSLAIDWTHLNSFDPELAAELIENPEESILAAEDAIQIVLREPPIEKKEEFTAHARFYNLPKTLLVKELGSEHINRLIQVDGIITRVSEVKPFVEKAVFVCKDCGNEMVRLQRPYDNLVKPAKCDACGSRNVDLDVEKSRFINFQSFRLQDRPESLKGGQMPRFVDAILLDDLVDTALPGDRVLVTGILRVILEQKDKRPIFKKVLEVNHIEQLSKEIEELEISPEDEQKIRELARRKDIVDAIVDSIAPAIWGHKTVKKGIALALFGGVQRTLPDGTKLRGESHVLLVGDPGVAKCVDYNTKVVLGDGSLKKIGEIVEEAIERAKEEGTLGKVDDGFYAPIDLELYALDAKTLKVRKVKANIAWKRSAPEKMYMIRTASRREIRVTPTHPFFTFEDGQFKTRRTEELRKGDFIAAPGKWNEPRTIPETEDENLRKLLAESDIFWDRVEEIEEYKPEHPWVYDLQVPEHHNFIANDIFVHNSQILRYVANLAPRAIYTSGKSSSAAGLCVAPDSIIETNMGRMEIGRLVEKVIPNEVEDYMTVNAEKLGLTVKSEKGHVKVLKLWKLKAPEHLVKIKSENGKEIVVTPETKLLTPEGWKEAVSLTRSGFTQVITEAGVEKITAKEITSPYEYVYDLTVEGSHSFVANGFVVHNTAAAVRDEFTGSWVLEAGVLVLADGGFACLHPDSRVLVDGKYVRIEDLFELNKSYKALSNGQAVDIQEKEMNVVALDLGSMRTKTSKATIIRRKPWKGELLRIKLRSGNQVTITPDHLLIDGRTLEWKEAEKFGKGDFIMGVDEGLNPLKDEIVSIERIPYDGYVYDLYVPGEHNFLAEGIIVHNCIDEFDKMSDRDRSAIHEALEQQSYHHDFELLLADGRKVKIGELVDSLIEANRDKVILGKDTEILPVDNIELLAYDLERKEIVKVKADRVSRHKAPERFIKLKFSNGREITVTPEHPIMVWENGRIVEKPAEMVYPHDIVLGVARYPTGLPPVEGNMFRKLRDAESRQDYLYSIGVVSKIRRLPGYFEVVEAERYFPPEVLHELLKAGRLLKFKPERYAQAGKLVPESLIRRTIEGLRRHAETLLKLAEEKPEKAFNYLPKTHLAGLYGMAFLTLRNKVKRGDPVVVSIVRDEVYNRVREINLAIKRAEDLLSRNVNFLKVREVKTVPNDRWEWVYDVTVEPYHLFVSHGLVLHNTISISKAGITATLNSRTTVIAAANPKYGRFNRHKSLPEQLDLPPTLLSRFDLIFLLLDEPDEKVDASIAEHILKVRRGEAEVVTPKIPYDLLKKYIAYARKNVHPVLSREAMDEIKRYYVRMRKGFKRSGEEEGVQPIPVTARQLEALIRLSEAHARMRLSETVTREDAKAAIKIIEEMIRKIATDEEGTLDISILEVGKSSKKINKIDRLMDIIKNLESEGEFGAPEDKVLEAAKQAGIGSENDVRKLLNDLKRDARIYEPRAGFYRVL